The following proteins come from a genomic window of Phacochoerus africanus isolate WHEZ1 chromosome 9, ROS_Pafr_v1, whole genome shotgun sequence:
- the NDUFB1 gene encoding NADH dehydrogenase [ubiquinone] 1 beta subcomplex subunit 1: MMNVLQIVRDHWVHILVPVGFVFGCYLDKRSDEKLTAFRNKSLLFKRELRPNEEVTWK; the protein is encoded by the exons aTGATGAACGTACTTCAGATTGTGCGTGACCACTGGGTACATATACTTGTCCCTGTGGGATTTGTCTTTGGATGTTACCTCGACAAAAGGAGTGATGAAAAACTAACTGCCTTCCGGAACAAGAGTCTGTTATTTAAAAG GGAGTTAAGACCCAATGAAGAAGTCACCTGGAAGTAA
- the CPSF2 gene encoding cleavage and polyadenylation specificity factor subunit 2, which yields MTSIIKLTTLSGVQEESALCYLLQVDEFRFLLDCGWDEHFSMDIIDSLRKHVHQIDAVLLSHPDPLHLGALPYAVGKLGLNCAIYATIPVYKMGQMFMYDLYQSRHNTEDFTLFTLDDVDAAFDKIQQLKFSQIVNLKGKGHGLSITPLPAGHMIGGTIWKIVKDGEEEIVYAVDFNHKREIHLNGCSLEMLSRPSLLITDSFNATYVQPRRKQRDEQLLTNVLETLRGDGSVLIAVDTAGRVLELAQLLDQIWRTKDAGLGVYSLALLNNVSYNVVEFSKSQVEWMSDKLMRCFEDKRNNPFQFRHLSLCHGLSDLARVPSPKVVLASQPDLECGFSRDLFIQWCQDPKNSIILTYRTTPGTLARFLIDNPSEKITEIELRKRVKLEGKELEEYLEKEKLKKEAAKKLEQSKEADIDSSDESDVEEDIDQPSAHKTKHDLMMKGEGSRKGSFFKQAKKSYPMFPAPEERIKWDEYGEIIKPEDFLVPELQATEEEKSKLESGLTNGDEPMDQDLSDVPTKCISTTESIEIKARVTYIDYEGRSDGDSIKKIINQMKPRQLIIVHGPPEASQDLAECCRAFGGKDIKVYMPKLHETVDATSETHIYQVRLKDSLVSSLQFCKAKDAELAWIDGVLDMRVSKVDTGVILEEGELKDDGEDAEMQVDAPSDSSVIAQQKAMKSLFGDDEKETGEESEIIPTLEPLPPHEVPGHQSVFMNEPRLSDFKQVLLREGIQAEFVGGVLVCNNQVAVRRTETGRIGLEGCLCQDFYRIRDLLYEQYAIV from the exons ATGACATCTATTATCAAATTAACTACCCTTTCTGGGGTCCAAGAAGAGTCTGCTCTTTGCTATCTTCTCCAAGTTGATGAGTTTAGATTCTTACTGGACTGTGGCTGGGATGAGCACTTTTCTATGGATATTATAGACTCCCTGAGGAA GCATGTCCATCAGATTGATGCAGTACTGTTGTCCCACCCGGATCCTCTCCATCTTGGTGCCCTCCCGTATGCTGTCGGAAAGTTGGGTCTGAACTGCGCTATCTATGCAACCATTCCTGTTTATAAAATGGGTCAGATGTTCATGTATGACCTTTACCAG TCCCGACACAATACAGAAGATTTTACCCTCTTTACACTAGATGATGTGGATGCAGCCTTTGATAAAATACAGCAGTTAAAGTTCTCTCAGATTGTGAATTTGAAAG GTAAAGGACACGGCTTGTCCATCACACCTCTGCCGGCTGGTCACATGATAGGTGGAACAATATGGAAAATAGTCAAAGATGGAGAAGAAGAAATTGTTTATGCAGTTGACTTCAACCACAAGAGGGAGAT CCACTTAAATGGATGTTCCCTGGAAATGCTAAGCAGACCTTCCCTACTTATCACAGATTCATTTAATGCTACATACGTGCAGCCCCGGAGAAAACAAAGGGACGAGCAACTTCTGA CAAATGTCCTGGAAACACTTCGAGGTGATGGAAGTGTGTTAATAGCAGTGGACACTGCAGGTAGAGTTTTGGAACTTGCTCAACTCCTTGATCAGATTTGGAGAACTAAAGATGCCGGATTAGGTGTTTACTCATTGGCACTCCTAAATAATGTCAGTTATAACGTGGTGGAGTTTTCTAAGTCTCAG GTAGAATGGATGAGTGATAAATTGATGAGATGTTttgaagacaaaagaaataatccATTTCAGTTTcgccatctctctctctgtcatggTCTTTCTGACTTGGCTCGAGTACCTAGCCCCAAAGTGGTACTTGCCAGCCAACCCGACCTGGAATGTGGATTTTCAAGGGATCTCTTTATTCAGTGGTGTCAGGACCCTAAAAACTCAATCATTCTAACTTACAGAACTACTCCTGGGACTTTAGCACGTTTCCTCATTGATAATCCATctgaaaaaattacagaaatagaG CTGAGGAAACGTGTAAAGCTTGAGGGGAAAGAACTTGAAGAATACTTggaaaaagagaaactaaagaaagaagCTGCTAAAAAACTTGAGCAGTCAAAAGA GGCCGACATAGATTCCAGCGATGAGAGCGACGTTGAGGAAGATATTGACCAACCATCAGCTCATAAGACTAAGCACGACCTGATGATGAAAGGTGAAGGCAGTCGTAAAGGCAGTTTCTTCAAACAGGCGAAAAAGTCTTATCCTATGTTTCCTGCCccagaagaaagaatcaaatgGGATGAATATGGAGAAATTATCAA ACCAGAGGATTTCTTAGTGCCGGAACTTCAAgctactgaagaagaaaaaagcaaattagaaTCTGGCCTGACAAATGGAGATGAACCCATGGATCAGGATTTATCTGATGTTCCTACTAAGTGTATTTCTACGACAGAATCTATTGAAATAAA AGCCAGGGTTACTTACATAGACTATGAAGGACGCTCTGATGGggattccattaaaaaaatcatcaatcaGATGAAACCACGACAGTTGATCATTGTCCATGGACCACCAGAGGCCAGCCAGGATCTTGCGGAGTGCTGCCGTGCATTTGGTGGGAAGGATATTAAAGTGTACATGCCTAAGCTACACGAAACAGTTGATGCCACTAGTGAAACTCACATCTACCAG GTGAGATTGAAAGATTCACTTGTCAGCTCCCTTCAGTTTTGTAAGGCAAAAGATGCTGAATTAGCTTGGATAGACGGTGTCTTAGACATGAGAGTTTCCAAAGTAGACACAGGAGTTATTTTAGAAGAAGGAGAGCTAAAGGATGACGGCGAAGACGCAGAAATGCAGGTGGACGCTCCTTCAGACTCCAGCGTCATAGCCCAGCAGAAGGCCATGAAGAGTCTGTTCGGAGATGATGAGAAAGAAACAGGTGAAGAAAGTGAGATCATTCCTACACTGGAACCCTTACCACCTCATGAG GTTCCTGGACATCAGTCAGTTTTTATGAACGAACCAAGACTCTCTGACTTCAAACAAGTTCTTTTACGAgaggggatccaagctgaatttGTAGGAGGTGTCCTCGTTTGCAACAATCAAGTGGCAGTCCGTAGA ACGGAAACTGGACGCATTGGATTAGAAGGCTGCCTTTGTCAAGATTTTTATAGGATAAGAGACCTTTTATATGAACAGTATGCCATTGTGTAA